A stretch of Aristophania vespae DNA encodes these proteins:
- a CDS encoding glycosyltransferase, with protein sequence MKNAILPSLKILHVGDFFHSLKKRSVSQLSVGGKLSNGLIRNGHHVINFSYRDVSRAKGFFNSHYLGRHAMWRALKNSIKSFSPDILILGHGYSIPPEIITDIKDKNPGIIIIQWNIDALFVEQNLKNIKERHQVVDASFISTAGKQLRLLLGDRGIIGFLPNPVDMSVERGRNFSVNALPYDIFYSCGNPDRLRDICGKKWQMDDFCSALEKELPQKTKFAYAGVKGHPYKSGVSYTHLLENSAIGLNISRKADHYLYSSDRLAHMIGNGQLVAIERQVGYDQIFSDDEMIFFNSFDELIDKLKFYTNHTEVRQECARKGWEHYSQIFNERNVADYMIRETLGLLRDDEYLWRCKTFIN encoded by the coding sequence GTGAAAAATGCGATTTTACCCTCTCTTAAAATCTTACATGTAGGTGATTTTTTCCATAGCTTAAAAAAACGTTCAGTCAGTCAATTAAGTGTAGGTGGTAAATTATCTAACGGCCTTATTCGCAATGGTCACCATGTTATTAATTTCTCTTACAGAGATGTTTCCAGAGCAAAAGGATTTTTTAATAGTCACTATTTAGGTCGTCACGCAATGTGGCGTGCTTTAAAAAACTCAATAAAGTCTTTTTCACCTGATATCCTTATTTTAGGTCATGGTTATTCAATTCCGCCAGAGATTATTACTGATATAAAGGACAAGAATCCTGGAATTATAATTATTCAGTGGAACATCGATGCCCTGTTTGTGGAACAAAATTTAAAAAATATAAAAGAACGCCACCAGGTTGTGGATGCTAGTTTTATTTCGACGGCAGGAAAACAGTTGCGTCTTTTGTTGGGTGATAGGGGAATTATTGGTTTTTTACCTAACCCGGTTGATATGTCTGTTGAGCGCGGTCGTAATTTTAGCGTAAATGCCCTGCCTTATGATATTTTTTATTCTTGTGGCAATCCTGATAGATTGAGAGATATTTGCGGTAAAAAATGGCAAATGGATGATTTTTGTAGTGCTCTTGAAAAAGAGCTGCCACAAAAAACAAAATTCGCTTATGCCGGTGTTAAAGGCCACCCCTATAAAAGTGGCGTATCTTACACTCATTTATTAGAAAATTCGGCTATTGGGCTTAATATTAGCCGAAAGGCTGACCATTACTTATATAGTTCAGATCGTCTTGCCCATATGATTGGAAACGGTCAATTGGTCGCGATAGAGAGGCAAGTAGGTTATGATCAAATCTTTTCAGATGATGAAATGATCTTTTTTAATTCTTTTGATGAACTAATTGATAAGTTAAAATTCTATACTAATCACACTGAAGTAAGACAAGAATGCGCTAGAAAGGGATGGGAGCATTATAGCCAGATTTTTAATGAAAGAAATGTAGCAGACTATATGATTCGTGAAACTTTAGGTTTGCTTAGAGATGATGAGTATTTATGGAGATGTAAAACATTTATCAATTAA
- the leuC gene encoding 3-isopropylmalate dehydratase large subunit, with the protein MHNPSFPRTLYDKVWDDHVVKTLDDGTCLLYIDRHLLHEVTSPQAFEGLRAAGRKVRRPDATMAVADHNVPTSDRSLPIEDPQSRFQIETLEKNVKAFGVPYFALNSADQGIIHVVGPEQGVCLPGMTIVCGDSHTSTHGALGSLAFGIGTSEVEHVLATQTLQQKRAKNMRVCVEGEVGPGVTAKDIMLAIIGKLGTAGGTGHVIEYTGSAVRSLDMAGRMTLCNMSIEAGARAGMIAPDETTFAYVKGRPFAPKGESFEQAVAYWKTLASDENAVFDTEITLDAASIEPSVTWGTSPEDVLPITGKVPRPEEFADPAKAERTRRALSYMGLEAGQAIAGTPIDVVFIGSCTNSRIEDLRSAAQIVRGHKVAENVRAMVVPGSGNVRKMAEEEGLDKIFIDAGFEWREAGCSMCLGMNPDKLKPFQRSASTSNRNFEGRQGPNGRTHLCSPMMAAAAAIKGCLCDARDIMQEGV; encoded by the coding sequence ATGCATAATCCGTCATTCCCCCGAACTCTTTATGATAAAGTTTGGGATGATCACGTTGTCAAAACCCTCGATGACGGAACATGCCTCCTCTATATTGACCGACACCTCCTTCATGAGGTGACAAGCCCGCAAGCCTTTGAAGGGTTGCGGGCCGCAGGCCGCAAAGTACGGCGGCCTGATGCGACAATGGCTGTAGCTGATCATAATGTGCCAACATCTGATCGGTCTTTACCCATTGAAGACCCTCAGAGTCGCTTTCAAATTGAAACACTTGAAAAAAATGTCAAAGCCTTTGGCGTTCCATATTTTGCACTAAACTCAGCTGATCAGGGTATTATTCATGTTGTAGGACCAGAGCAGGGCGTCTGCCTTCCTGGTATGACTATCGTATGTGGTGATAGCCATACATCTACTCATGGTGCTTTGGGGTCTCTGGCCTTTGGGATTGGTACTTCAGAGGTAGAGCACGTTTTGGCCACGCAAACACTTCAGCAAAAACGTGCTAAAAATATGCGCGTTTGCGTTGAAGGAGAAGTAGGGCCTGGCGTTACAGCTAAAGATATTATGCTGGCTATTATCGGTAAATTAGGCACAGCAGGTGGTACTGGTCACGTTATAGAATATACGGGCTCAGCAGTGCGCTCGCTTGATATGGCTGGGCGTATGACATTATGTAATATGTCTATTGAAGCCGGTGCTCGTGCTGGTATGATTGCCCCTGATGAAACGACATTTGCATATGTTAAAGGTCGTCCTTTTGCTCCTAAAGGTGAATCTTTTGAACAGGCTGTTGCCTATTGGAAGACACTTGCCAGTGATGAAAATGCTGTTTTTGATACAGAAATCACGTTAGACGCTGCCAGCATTGAGCCATCTGTAACGTGGGGCACAAGCCCTGAAGATGTGCTGCCCATTACCGGAAAAGTGCCGAGACCTGAAGAGTTTGCCGATCCTGCGAAGGCTGAGCGTACTCGTCGTGCCTTAAGTTACATGGGTCTTGAAGCCGGCCAGGCTATAGCTGGTACCCCCATTGATGTGGTCTTTATTGGTTCCTGCACTAATAGCCGTATTGAGGACTTGCGTTCAGCAGCTCAGATTGTGCGTGGTCATAAAGTTGCAGAAAATGTCAGGGCTATGGTTGTTCCCGGTTCGGGCAACGTCCGTAAAATGGCTGAAGAAGAAGGCCTTGATAAGATATTTATTGATGCTGGTTTTGAGTGGCGTGAAGCAGGATGTTCAATGTGCCTAGGCATGAATCCTGATAAATTAAAGCCATTTCAAAGATCTGCTTCAACCTCAAATCGTAATTTTGAGGGACGTCAGGGTCCAAATGGGCGCACCCATTTATGTTCACCAATGATGGCAGCCGCAGCTGCTATAAAAGGGTGCCTATGTGATGCGCGTGACATTATGCAGGAGGGTGTGTAA
- the leuB gene encoding 3-isopropylmalate dehydrogenase — protein sequence MAHKLLLLPGDGIGPEIMAQAVKILNWLRDTRGLKLEMEEELVGGASLAVHNHPIRDEVIAKAKEVDAVLFGSVGDPKWKDVPFDRRPEVAILKLRKDLNLYANLRPAQLFDPLLSASALKPDVVRGLDLMIVRETVGGIYFGEPRGIKTLPDGSRVGINTEVYTTSEIERVARVAFELARLRQGRVCSVEKCNVMESGLLWKEVVTDLHQRDYKDVELSHMLADNCAMQLVRAPRQFDVIVTGNLFGDLLSDLASMLTGSLGMLPSATLGSVNENGKRAALYEPIHGSAPDIAGKNIANPLAQILSLAMLLRYSLKRLEDAALIELAVSKVLESGLRTADIATDGVKAVSTEEMGEAVLKTLAKLA from the coding sequence ATGGCTCATAAATTACTTCTTTTACCGGGTGATGGTATCGGGCCTGAAATCATGGCCCAGGCTGTAAAAATCCTAAACTGGCTGAGGGACACTCGCGGCTTAAAATTAGAGATGGAAGAAGAGCTTGTTGGTGGAGCCTCTCTAGCCGTTCATAATCACCCTATTCGTGATGAAGTCATTGCAAAAGCAAAAGAAGTTGATGCGGTTCTTTTTGGGTCAGTAGGCGATCCTAAATGGAAAGATGTACCTTTTGACCGTCGTCCAGAAGTTGCTATTTTAAAGTTGCGTAAAGACCTTAATCTTTATGCAAACTTACGTCCGGCGCAGCTTTTTGACCCTCTTCTTTCGGCTTCAGCTTTAAAGCCTGACGTTGTTCGCGGGCTTGATCTGATGATCGTGCGCGAAACTGTCGGTGGTATTTATTTTGGTGAGCCCAGGGGAATCAAAACACTTCCTGACGGGTCACGTGTTGGTATTAATACAGAAGTTTATACTACTTCTGAAATTGAGCGTGTTGCTCGTGTTGCATTTGAGCTTGCTCGTCTGCGTCAGGGGCGTGTCTGTTCAGTAGAGAAGTGCAACGTAATGGAAAGCGGCCTTCTTTGGAAAGAAGTTGTCACTGACCTTCATCAGCGTGACTATAAAGATGTGGAATTATCCCACATGCTGGCCGATAATTGTGCCATGCAGCTTGTACGGGCGCCACGTCAATTTGATGTGATTGTCACCGGTAATCTCTTTGGTGATCTCTTATCTGACCTAGCGTCTATGTTAACGGGGTCGCTTGGTATGTTGCCTTCTGCCACATTGGGGAGTGTGAATGAGAATGGTAAGAGAGCTGCACTTTACGAACCTATTCATGGTAGTGCTCCCGATATTGCAGGGAAAAATATCGCTAATCCTCTAGCGCAAATTCTTTCGCTGGCAATGTTGCTTCGCTATTCATTAAAGAGACTAGAGGATGCTGCACTAATTGAGCTGGCCGTCAGTAAAGTTTTAGAAAGCGGGTTGCGCACTGCCGACATTGCTACAGATGGTGTTAAAGCTGTGAGCACTGAGGAAATGGGCGAGGCAGTGCTGAAAACACTCGCAAAGTTGGCGTAA
- the leuD gene encoding 3-isopropylmalate dehydratase small subunit has protein sequence MEKFTTLTSVAAPLPQENIDTDQLIPARFLKTTQRTGLGEHLFAAQRYDENGAENPDFVLNKPAYRNAGILITLDNLGCGSSREHAPWALLDFGIKCVIAPSFADIFHNNCFKNGILPIRLPREICETLMEDAQAGANARFTIDLERQEIIRPDGQIIHFEVDPFRRQLLLDGADDVSQTLHFEKDIAQFEKRSERQWVPSTLKEGAE, from the coding sequence ATGGAAAAATTTACTACTTTGACATCTGTTGCAGCGCCGCTACCGCAGGAAAATATTGATACTGATCAGCTCATTCCGGCTCGCTTTTTAAAAACAACGCAGCGTACAGGTTTAGGTGAGCATCTTTTTGCCGCTCAGCGTTATGATGAAAATGGTGCTGAAAATCCTGATTTTGTGTTGAATAAACCAGCCTATCGCAATGCTGGTATTCTTATAACACTTGATAATCTGGGTTGTGGTTCTTCGCGTGAGCATGCGCCATGGGCACTGCTTGATTTTGGCATAAAATGTGTCATAGCGCCGAGTTTTGCTGATATTTTCCATAATAACTGTTTCAAAAACGGCATTCTGCCTATTCGTCTTCCTCGTGAAATATGTGAAACATTGATGGAAGATGCCCAGGCAGGGGCAAATGCACGCTTTACAATTGATTTGGAACGTCAGGAAATTATTCGTCCTGATGGGCAAATTATTCATTTTGAGGTTGACCCTTTTCGCCGTCAGCTCTTGCTAGATGGTGCTGATGACGTTTCGCAAACCTTACATTTTGAAAAAGATATTGCTCAGTTTGAAAAACGCTCAGAGCGCCAGTGGGTTCCATCAACATTAAAAGAAGGTGCTGAATAA
- the rimM gene encoding ribosome maturation factor RimM (Essential for efficient processing of 16S rRNA), with translation MTRSASDQKIHIATIGRPHGVKGLVRLHSLTETPSLLEELDHLFDDQGQKWHVKWVSPNIAALTDGQGQALSDRTMAEKFVNKRLYILRSSLPVTEEEDFYHIDLIGLKALSPKGDSLGTVTIVHDYGAGTSLELDSGFIIPLRVLAFRQSTLKKRKLL, from the coding sequence TTGACGCGTTCTGCTTCTGACCAGAAGATCCATATAGCAACAATAGGACGTCCGCATGGAGTGAAAGGACTCGTACGCCTTCATTCTCTTACGGAAACACCTTCATTGCTTGAGGAATTGGATCATCTTTTTGATGATCAAGGGCAGAAATGGCACGTAAAATGGGTATCTCCAAATATAGCCGCTTTAACCGACGGACAGGGGCAAGCTCTTTCAGATCGCACTATGGCAGAAAAGTTCGTTAATAAACGGCTTTACATATTGAGATCATCTCTTCCAGTTACCGAGGAAGAAGATTTTTATCATATCGATCTGATTGGTTTAAAAGCGCTTTCTCCCAAAGGAGACTCTCTCGGGACTGTTACAATTGTCCATGACTATGGAGCAGGAACTAGCTTAGAGCTTGATTCTGGCTTCATTATCCCTTTACGCGTGCTTGCGTTCCGACAATCGACCTTGAAAAAAAGGAAGTTGTTATAA
- the rplS gene encoding 50S ribosomal protein L19: MNIVQQFEAREIERLSALRSVPDFAAGDTLRVGVRVVEGTRERVQVFEGVVIARSNRGLNSNFTVRKISNGEGVERVFPLYSPAIAGIEVVRRGKVRRAKLYYLRGRSGKSARIAERPRDVNKGAEASAS; the protein is encoded by the coding sequence ATGAATATTGTACAACAATTTGAAGCGCGTGAGATAGAGCGCCTTTCTGCTCTTCGTAGCGTGCCAGACTTTGCTGCTGGTGATACATTACGCGTTGGTGTGCGCGTGGTGGAAGGTACGCGTGAGCGTGTGCAGGTGTTTGAAGGTGTCGTAATTGCTCGTTCAAACCGTGGTTTAAACAGTAATTTTACTGTGCGTAAAATTTCTAACGGTGAGGGTGTAGAGCGCGTTTTCCCACTTTACTCACCAGCCATTGCCGGCATCGAAGTTGTTCGTCGCGGTAAAGTCCGTCGTGCGAAATTATATTACCTGCGTGGTCGCTCTGGTAAATCTGCTCGTATTGCAGAACGTCCTCGCGATGTTAATAAAGGTGCAGAAGCCTCTGCTTCTTAA
- a CDS encoding DUF423 domain-containing protein: MKNETILKCCFALGALFAASGVIFQALASHLPSSFLTNQDGRTLLHTAANMALWHGIALCSLSICSGFLHPVRKTISCCLMVLGTIFFSVSIILLSFKVISHATLAPFGGSMLILAWLIMASAVFGPKMRF, encoded by the coding sequence ATGAAAAATGAAACAATACTCAAATGTTGCTTTGCTTTAGGCGCCCTGTTTGCTGCAAGTGGCGTGATCTTTCAAGCTTTGGCCTCTCATCTTCCCTCTTCTTTTCTAACTAATCAAGATGGGCGCACTTTGCTTCACACCGCAGCCAATATGGCACTTTGGCACGGAATTGCACTATGCAGCCTTTCTATTTGCTCAGGCTTTTTGCACCCTGTAAGAAAAACTATCTCGTGCTGCCTCATGGTTTTGGGGACAATATTTTTTTCCGTTTCTATTATTTTACTGAGCTTTAAGGTTATCTCCCACGCTACCCTTGCCCCATTTGGAGGCTCTATGCTTATTTTAGCGTGGCTCATTATGGCAAGTGCTGTTTTTGGTCCAAAAATGCGATTTTAA
- the trmD gene encoding tRNA (guanosine(37)-N1)-methyltransferase TrmD produces MTWQADILSLFPEIFPGPLGFSLAGRALREGLWSFKAHDLRPYGLGKHRALDDTPFGGGAGMVMRPDVLDRALLDVTAKDKAKRPIIYPTPRGKRAEQKDIARFAQGPGMVILCGRFEGVDERVLEKHNVQQLCLGDFVLSGGEIPALALMDGCIRLLPGVMGSSLSGEDESFSGGLLEYPQYTRPAEWEGRPVPSVLLTGHHGDIAQWRQEKSEAVTRERRPDLWAAYQQQPLY; encoded by the coding sequence GTGACGTGGCAGGCTGATATATTAAGTCTCTTTCCGGAAATTTTTCCGGGACCATTGGGCTTTTCCCTAGCGGGGCGGGCCTTAAGGGAGGGACTTTGGTCATTTAAAGCGCATGATCTACGGCCTTATGGGCTTGGAAAACATCGCGCCTTGGATGACACGCCTTTTGGTGGTGGCGCTGGTATGGTGATGCGTCCAGATGTACTGGACCGGGCTTTATTAGATGTTACAGCAAAAGACAAAGCGAAACGGCCTATTATATATCCTACGCCAAGAGGAAAACGTGCAGAGCAAAAAGATATTGCACGGTTTGCACAAGGTCCAGGGATGGTCATTTTATGCGGGCGCTTTGAGGGTGTCGATGAACGTGTGCTTGAAAAGCATAATGTTCAGCAATTATGTCTTGGAGATTTTGTACTTTCAGGAGGAGAAATTCCTGCTCTGGCTTTGATGGATGGGTGCATACGCCTTCTTCCGGGAGTTATGGGGTCATCCTTAAGCGGAGAAGATGAAAGTTTCTCTGGTGGATTATTGGAATATCCCCAATATACAAGACCAGCAGAGTGGGAGGGGCGGCCAGTTCCATCGGTTTTGCTAACTGGGCATCACGGTGACATAGCTCAGTGGCGCCAAGAAAAATCAGAGGCTGTTACGCGTGAGCGTCGTCCAGACTTATGGGCGGCGTATCAGCAGCAGCCATTATATTGA
- a CDS encoding pyridoxal phosphate-dependent aminotransferase encodes MSNVAERMNRILPSQTIAITQKARQLKAEGQDIISLSAGEPDFDTPEFIKQAAIEAINRGETKYTDVAGTVALRQAVANRLNEDFGLDYRKEEICVSTGGKQVIYNVMTASLNPGDEVIIPAPAWVSYPDIVRLADGSPVIIQTSPENGFRLTADQLRGAITDRTRWLVLNSPCNPTGAAYSGEELKALTDVLLDYPHIWILTDDIYAKLVYDGHVSKTIVQVEPRLRDRTVTMNGVSKAYAMTGWRIGFSAAPEGFTKQLIKLQGQSTSNACSIAQAASVAALSGPQDFIKEMVATYQKRRDLVISALSQVQGLDSGKPEGAFYAFVSVKALIGKTTKTGKTLHNCEDFVTALLEETGVAAVHGAAFLTPGYFRVSYATSTELLEQACARIKQFCESLS; translated from the coding sequence ATGTCTAATGTTGCAGAACGGATGAATAGGATTCTTCCCAGCCAAACCATCGCTATTACACAAAAAGCGCGCCAGCTTAAGGCTGAAGGCCAGGATATTATTAGCCTGTCTGCTGGTGAGCCAGATTTTGATACTCCTGAATTTATTAAGCAGGCGGCGATAGAGGCCATTAACCGGGGCGAGACGAAATATACAGATGTTGCGGGCACAGTTGCATTAAGGCAGGCTGTTGCGAACCGCCTTAATGAAGATTTTGGTCTTGATTATCGTAAAGAAGAAATCTGCGTTTCTACAGGTGGTAAGCAGGTTATCTATAATGTGATGACAGCAAGCCTTAATCCCGGTGATGAAGTTATAATTCCTGCACCAGCCTGGGTTTCTTATCCTGATATTGTTCGTCTTGCAGATGGCTCTCCGGTTATTATCCAAACCAGTCCTGAAAATGGCTTTCGTCTAACGGCTGATCAGTTACGTGGCGCAATTACAGACCGTACCCGGTGGCTGGTTCTTAATTCTCCCTGTAATCCCACAGGAGCTGCTTATAGTGGAGAAGAGCTAAAGGCTCTAACGGATGTTTTACTAGATTATCCTCATATCTGGATATTAACTGACGATATTTATGCCAAACTTGTTTATGACGGGCATGTTTCAAAAACAATTGTACAGGTAGAACCACGTTTAAGAGACCGCACCGTCACGATGAATGGTGTGAGTAAAGCTTACGCAATGACAGGGTGGCGTATAGGGTTCTCGGCTGCGCCAGAAGGTTTTACAAAACAGCTGATTAAGTTACAGGGGCAAAGCACGAGTAATGCATGCTCTATTGCGCAGGCAGCTTCTGTAGCTGCGCTGTCAGGTCCACAAGATTTTATTAAAGAGATGGTCGCTACTTACCAAAAAAGGCGTGACCTTGTTATTTCTGCTCTGTCTCAGGTCCAGGGTTTGGATTCCGGTAAACCAGAGGGTGCCTTTTATGCTTTTGTGTCTGTTAAAGCTTTGATTGGTAAGACAACCAAAACTGGTAAAACACTTCATAACTGCGAAGACTTTGTTACAGCCCTGCTTGAAGAAACTGGCGTTGCGGCAGTGCATGGTGCCGCTTTTTTAACACCGGGCTATTTTCGGGTATCTTACGCAACAAGCACAGAACTTCTTGAGCAAGCCTGTGCACGCATTAAGCAGTTTTGTGAAAGTCTAAGTTAA
- a CDS encoding DUF4142 domain-containing protein has product MNSKKITYSLAFALLCGCSTLAPPPAPPLPSTTSATAVKLTVTDLKALDEANQWCSWMIALSGLAANHSNQSVFQRYGAEILSDYQKQQKAISDIVSKKGINLTSSYPVTYQKRLTLLKKRYGKSFDRYFERELAKSLPKTLNEFSKENEQKKLGSDVATILKNLIKSADIYRKQAQDLMKYE; this is encoded by the coding sequence ATGAACTCCAAGAAAATAACCTATTCATTGGCTTTTGCGCTTTTGTGCGGCTGTTCTACTCTTGCGCCTCCTCCAGCACCGCCCTTACCATCTACAACGTCTGCCACGGCTGTTAAATTAACAGTAACTGATTTAAAGGCTCTTGATGAAGCAAATCAATGGTGTTCATGGATGATTGCGCTATCTGGGTTAGCTGCGAATCATAGCAATCAGTCTGTTTTCCAGCGTTACGGTGCCGAAATCTTAAGTGATTATCAAAAGCAGCAAAAAGCAATTTCTGATATTGTAAGTAAAAAAGGCATTAATCTTACAAGTTCATATCCAGTGACTTATCAAAAACGGCTGACTTTGCTTAAAAAAAGATATGGCAAAAGTTTCGATCGGTATTTTGAGCGTGAATTGGCTAAATCTTTACCAAAGACTTTAAATGAATTTTCGAAAGAAAATGAGCAGAAAAAGCTTGGTAGTGACGTAGCGACTATTCTGAAAAATCTTATAAAATCTGCCGATATCTATCGTAAACAAGCACAAGATTTAATGAAATATGAATAA